GCAGCAAAATCTGGTTGATGTGGCCTTTGGCTTTCAAGATGAATCTGGTCAGCCGCAGCTGCGGCAAGAAACCTTGTTTCAAGGCAAGACCGTATTAGTGGCGGAGCCGCGGCATTCTTTGGCAAAACTGCCAGTAGTAGAGACGCAGCAATTGGCTGGGCAAACTTTTATTTTTTCCGAAGGTCACAGCGGGTATCCGGCTGAGATGAAAGAATTGTTGGCGCAAGCTAAAGTTCCGGTGACGACGTTCTGGGAATTTGAAAGCTTGGAAGCTATTAAACAGTGTGTGAAAAATGGCTTAGGATTGTCGTTGCTGCCGGAAATTGTTGTGGCCGAAGAGTTGAAGCGGGGAACCTTGGTACGACTGCCCTGGGATAGCAGTCGTATTTCGGTAGTGGCGCAAATGGTATGGCACCGAGAAAAGTGGCTGTCGCCTCCCTTGGCGGCTTTAGAAAAACTGG
This sequence is a window from Anaeromusa acidaminophila DSM 3853. Protein-coding genes within it:
- a CDS encoding LysR family transcriptional regulator; the protein is MQSKYLETFLAVARTLNFGQAARELNYSQSTVSEHVRLVELELGVRLFERLGRKIFLTSSGERLVRLGARLLQAEEEVRQAFCGKETLEGMIRLGASESLCAFWLPPLLKEYRALYPQVQLYLKVGHCSDFGQWLQQNLVDVAFGFQDESGQPQLRQETLFQGKTVLVAEPRHSLAKLPVVETQQLAGQTFIFSEGHSGYPAEMKELLAQAKVPVTTFWEFESLEAIKQCVKNGLGLSLLPEIVVAEELKRGTLVRLPWDSSRISVVAQMVWHREKWLSPPLAALEKLVKGSLTSLS